Proteins co-encoded in one Proteiniborus ethanoligenes genomic window:
- a CDS encoding GntR family transcriptional regulator, with protein MKIKEKSVSLSQKVKEKITEYIMNENLQPDSVIPSEAVLTEMLGVSRYTVREALALLEQDKILYKIQGKGTFVNKVPTHIESGLEKLESITEIIESYGYEPGTIWIGIEENLPTKDMVDKMGLEEDDKVVTFTRIRTANGKVAVYCVDTIKRTDTMEKIPQIIEEESMFNYLKEKHGIEPEYAIAEIIPTLPTAEMIKHMKIKENQLFLLLHQVHYDKEGSPQIYSMDYFNTDVFKFIVNRIR; from the coding sequence ATGAAAATTAAAGAAAAATCTGTTTCTCTAAGTCAAAAGGTTAAAGAGAAAATTACTGAATATATAATGAATGAAAATCTTCAGCCTGATAGTGTAATTCCTTCGGAGGCTGTATTAACTGAAATGCTTGGAGTAAGCAGATATACAGTAAGAGAAGCATTAGCCCTATTAGAACAAGATAAAATATTATATAAGATTCAGGGGAAAGGTACATTTGTAAACAAGGTACCTACTCACATTGAGAGTGGACTTGAAAAACTAGAGAGCATTACTGAAATAATAGAAAGCTATGGATATGAACCAGGCACTATTTGGATTGGCATTGAGGAAAACCTTCCCACAAAGGATATGGTGGATAAAATGGGCTTGGAGGAAGATGATAAAGTAGTGACTTTTACGAGGATTAGAACTGCCAATGGAAAGGTTGCGGTGTATTGTGTAGATACAATAAAAAGAACAGATACAATGGAAAAAATTCCACAAATCATTGAGGAAGAGTCCATGTTCAACTATTTAAAGGAAAAGCATGGAATAGAGCCTGAATACGCTATAGCAGAGATTATTCCCACTCTTCCCACAGCTGAAATGATAAAACATATGAAGATAAAGGAGAATCAGCTTTTCTTGTTACTACATCAAGTACATTACGACAAAGAAGGTAGTCCACAAATATACTCAATGGATTATTTTAATACAGACGTATTTAAATTTATAGTAAACAGGATAAGATAA